In Phlebotomus papatasi isolate M1 chromosome 1, Ppap_2.1, whole genome shotgun sequence, the following proteins share a genomic window:
- the LOC129798747 gene encoding uncharacterized protein LOC129798747, with protein sequence MASIVSDETTYKTTTNQLAIAERKNNALVKRLYEGSHIDFITKRELTTHNSRTPRIYGLPKIHKENTPLRPIVSCIKSPTYAMSKFLNQLLKPIADEGGFNVKDSFEFVERVTKCEVPEGYIMISLDVVSLFPNIPRDLALRIIEEYWDANRITTTIDKRLFLEVLKFCLETSFFTYGDQHFSQIDGMPMGGPLSPIIADIVMDYTIGKILEKVPARIVCLTKYVDDIFCLVPHDKVTDILSHFNGYHPKLQFTVELEKEGGLPYLDTYVVRKPSSLATMWYKKPIASDRMLNFHSQHPLRQKVGTAIGFMKRIEKLTTTNRENMKEIAISKLRVNGFPPKLINALWNKHIGQPASATHNISHSSPTNTEVIYKSITYIPKLSDTIKRILRAETQTIKIAFKCAHTNSELYTNLKTKIDPLLESGVVYSIPCECERVYVGKTMQRLKDRMNQHKRSITQYDPNQEEKSDATALVTHARKMKHQFLFDSVEIVDRCEHNKKLEYLEMLHIHIQRSHTVNKRSDTEGINTIYTSLLQRVKTRQQHTNTTIDDEFQSCDES encoded by the coding sequence ATGGCAAGCATAGTCTCAGATGAAACCACCTACAAGACAACAACAAATCAACTAGCGATTGCAGAACGCAAGAACAACGCCTTAGTAAAAAGACTTTATGAAGGTAGTCACATTGACTTCATTACAAAAAGAGAATTGACAACGCATAACTCCAGAACACCGCGAATATATGGATTGCCAAAAATACACAAGGAGAATACTCCACTCAGGCCCATTGTATCGTGTATTAAATCGCCAACATATGCAATGTCCAAATTTCTCAACCAACTATTGAAGCCAATTGCTGACGAAGGTGGATTTAACGTAAAAGATTCCTTTGAGTTCGTGGAGAGGGTAACAAAATGCGAGGTTCCAGAAGGATACATCATGATCAGTCTGGATGTGGTGTCACTTTTTCCTAATATACCGCGCGACTTAGCCTTACGGATTATAGAAGAATATTGGGATGCAAACAGAATCACCACAACCATAGATAAAAGGCTGTTTCTTGAAGTCCTAAAATTTTGCCTGGAGACAAGTTTCTTCACATACGGTGACCAGCACTTCTCACAGATCGATGGCATGCCGATGGGAGGACCACTGTCACCAATAATAGCAGATATTGTCATGGATTACACAATAGGCAAAATTCTCGAGAAAGTTCCCGCAAGAATCGTCTGTCTGACCAAATATGTAGACGACATTTTCTGTTTGGTGCCGCACGACAAGGTCACGGACATTCTCTCACACTTCAATGGATACCATCCCAAACTGCAATTCACGGTTGAATTGGAAAAAGAAGGAGGACTTCCTTATCTGGACACCTATGTCGTAAGAAAACCCTCAAGTCTTGCAACAATGTGGTATAAAAAACCAATTGCATCAGACAGAATGCTTAACTTTCATTCTCAACATCCTCTGAGGCAAAAAGTGGGCACAGCAATTGGATTTATGAAGAGAATCGAAAAGCTCACCACAACAAACAGGGAAAACATGAAAGAGATTGCCATCTCAAAACTAAGAGTCAATGGATTTCCGCCAAAACTTATCAATGCCCTATGGAACAAGCACATTGGACAACCAGCATCAGCAACTCACAACATATCCCACAGCTCACCCACCAATACAGAAGTCATCTATAAATCGATCACATACATTCCAAAACTCAGTGATACGATAAAAAGAATATTGCGCGCCGAAACACAAACCATAAAAATTGCATTCAAGTGCGCCCATACAAATTCGGAATTATACACGAATTTGAAAACAAAGATTGACCCATTATTGGAAAGCGGAGTGGTATATTCCATCCCGtgtgagtgcgaaagagtataTGTAGGTAAAACCATGCAGAGACTGAAGGACAGAATGAATCAACACAAGAGGAGCATCACCCAATACGATCCTAACCAAGAGGAAAAGAGTGACGCTACAGCCCTGGTGACTCATGCACGAAAAATGAAACACCAGTTTTTGTTTGACTCGGTCGAAATCGTGGACAGATGCGAACACAACAAAAAACTAGAATACTTAGAGATGCTTCACATCCATATACAACGATCGCATACTGTCAACAAGAGAAGCGACACTGAAGGGATCAACACAATTTACACTTCTCTTTTGCAACGAGTTAAAACGAGACAACAGCACACCAACACCACAATAGATGATGAGTTCCAGAGCTGTGATGAGAGCTGA